A window of Bos mutus isolate GX-2022 chromosome 3, NWIPB_WYAK_1.1, whole genome shotgun sequence genomic DNA:
gggagagagcatCTATAGTCAGCAGCTGCTCCCATTCTCATTCAGCACCCTGAGGTCGTTAAAGCATCCCAACCTCCTAGGCCAACCTTTACCTGTACACTCATGTTATGGGCGGTGAAATTGTTGCAGGGTTCCATGAACGAGTTATTGACACTGTCATAGCAACAGTATGGGGGAAAGGTACCGTTCTTTCTTACATAGGGTGACCCCTCAAAATCTGTGTAGTTGGTGAAGCCACAGCACTTAAGCTGGAGATGAAGAGAAGATGATCAGAGGGACCTTGCttatttctccccacccccaagtctCCCTCAGCCCACCTTACCCCTGCCATGGTGGAGTTCCACACTTGAGTGAAGTCTTTTTGGGAACCGTACTCTTTTTTGATATTAGGCACCACCACCGCCATCAGGAAGTTCTCAGCCTGGGTGCGGAAGGCCAGTGTTTACAGCCTGGTGGGGAGGGTGTGGCCCCCTCTCAGGGCTTGCCCAGTGGTACCCCTTTGCCTCATCCCTGTTCCTCACCAATGTAGTATACACTAAGGCGACCACAGCAGCTGCAACCTCAGCAatgaagatgaggaggaggatgaagaagAACTGAGTGGAGAACAGGGATCTGAGTTTTAGGGAGAGAGAGCCTCTCATGCTTTCCTTACCCTAATCGTGctctgccctcccaccccaccatgaAAACAAGGCAGGGGCCCCGTTTGCTGAGACCCTTGGAATCCAGAGCAGGGTTTGGGGATCCCCAGGGCCTAGTGTCAAGGGTGAGGGGACCCTGGGCTTTGGTCATGGGCCTGTGGAGCTGGGTTTGACACACCGTCATGAGGGCACACTTGCTCTCAGTTTGGGCACCGTAG
This region includes:
- the TSPAN1 gene encoding tetraspanin-1 produces the protein MGCFNFIKVMMILFNMLIFLCGAALLAVGIWVSVDGPSFVKIFGPMSSSAMQFVNVGYFLIAAGAVLFALGFLGCYGAQTESKCALMTFFFILLLIFIAEVAAAVVALVYTTLAENFLMAVVVPNIKKEYGSQKDFTQVWNSTMAGLKCCGFTNYTDFEGSPYVRKNGTFPPYCCYDSVNNSFMEPCNNFTAHNMSVQGCFKQLLYDIRTNAVTVGGVAAGIGGLELAAMIVSMYLYCNLE